GAAGCCCATTTTTTTGGCATCTCTGAGCATATCAACCGGAACGCTTTCCAGGTCGTGTTCAGCGAGTTGTTTTTCCAGGGTAACAATATCCTGGATCTGATGAAGGAACCAGCGGTCGATATATGTTTGCTGGTGGATATGTTTTACAGAAACACCTTCCATGAGGGCATCCTTAATACGGAAGATACGATCCCAGGTTGGGCGTTTCAGTTTTTCGAGCAGTTGTTCGCCTTTCATCATTGACTTACCATAGTAACCGAGGCCAAGTGCATCGTTTTCGAGGCTCTGGCAGGCTTTCTGGAGGGCTTCAGGGAAGGTACGGCCGATAGCCATTACTTCACCTACAGATTTCATCTGCAGACCTAAAGTATCGTCAGCGCCTTTGAATTTGTCAAAGTTCCAGCGAGGCATTTTTACGATTACGTAATCGAGTGCTGGTTCGAAGAATGCGGAAGTTGTTCTGGTGATCTGGTTTTCCAGTTCATCCAGGGTGTAACCGATAGCCAGTTTCGCAGCAATTTTTGCGATAGGATAACCGGTTGCTTTTGAAGCCAGTGCAGAAGAACGGCTTACGCGAGGGTTGATCTCGATGGCGATCAGCTCTTCGTTCTCAGGATTGAGGGAGAACTGAACGTTACAACCACCGGCGAAGTTACCCAGGTCGCGCATCATCATCATGGCTTTGTTACGCATGTCCTGGAAAGCGGTATCGCTCAGGGTCATGGCAGGGGCCACGGTGATGGAGTCACCCGTGTGAATACCCATTGGGTCAAGGTTTTCTACTGTACAGATAATCACGACATTGTCGTTTTTATCACGCAGCAGCTCCAGCTCATACTCTTTCCAACCCAGTACTGCTTTTTCAACAAGTACTTCGTGGATAGGAGAAGCTTTCAGACCACGGTCCAGTGCTTCGTCCAGGTCGTCTTTGCTGTGTACAAAACCACCACCTGTACCACCAAGGGTAAAGGAAGGACGGATAACCAGCGGGAAACCGATTTCCTGTGCGAACTCTTTACCTTCCAGGAAGGAGTTAGCAGTTCTGGCAGGCGCTACCGGAATGCCCAGTTGAATCATCCACTGACGGAACTGTTCACGATCTTCAGCTTTGTCGATCGCTTTGATGTCCACACCGATCAGGCGTACATTGAATTTTTCCCAGATACCCAGTTCGTCTACCTCTTTACAAAGATTTAGCGCAGTCTGCCCACCCATAGTAGGTAATACGGCATCTATCTGGTTTTCTTCCAGGATCTGCTCAATGCTTTCCACGGTCAGTGGCAGCAAATAAACCTTATCGGCCATCATAGGATCTGTCATGATGGTCGCCGGGTTGGAATTAATCAAAATCACTTTAATTCCTTCTTCTCGCAGCGAACGTGCTGCCTGAGAACCGGAATAATCAAATTCGCAAGCCTGACCAATTACGATAGGACCAGAACCGATAATGAGAACAGATTTGATAGATGTGTCTTTTGGCATTTGTGTAATCTATTGAAAATGAAAAACCAAATTGATCTTTCTGCCAACGATGGGAACAAAAAAATCGTGCAAAGCTACGGACTTTCAAGTTTACTGCACAATAAAATTTTAATTTTTTTTTGAACTGCTATCTGATTGCAGCAAAAAATGCTATTATATTAGAGAAAGAATTAATAATCAGGATTGTCTTCCTAAACTATCTATTTTATGCTTGAAGTCTGGAGTAGCATTGCCAGCAAATATAATAGCTCCACCATTCTGTATGTAGAAGGCGTCAAAGGTGACCCTTACTCTTATTCCTTTAACTATACCAGGGATGGAAGACATATAAAAATATGCCTGGCCTGGGAAGTAAAAATGGTCAGTATAATGGAAGGAAAAAATGAGGTTCGGTTACGACAAATTTCCCACTCATATTATAAGAAAAAAGAACCGGGTATTGATAACATCATGAAATATATCCGGGCACGTTCTGTTGATATCCATGTGGAAATTCCCGAGACAAATGTCAGGCTGATTGCCAGGCCCAAAACCTGGTACCGTGGTCTCTTTCAAAATAAATCACATACAGCATTTTCCGATCGTCTGGTCATTAATGTCAGGCCAGCCAGCTTCCTGCAAGAAATCAACAAGGAGCTTTCCCTGCTTTGCGATATGTACCCGGAACAGAAAATCACCCTCCGTAATGATTACGAAGATGCCGAAACCCTGAAATTCTACCTGCATTTCCGGGTAACTGAACTGCCAATTGATAAAGCAGAAATCCTGAAATTACTCGATACCTTAACTGCTATTGCCAAAAAGATGTAACCAGATTAAATCCTGATTCTACTCGACATTACCGCTATCAACGCGCCCATCACAGCTATCATGGTAAAGGATACAGACAGGCTGCTCATCTGTGCCACATAGCCTATCAAAGGCGGGCCACAGAGGAAACCAAGGTAACCTATCGTAGAAACTGTTGCCAGCGCCATTCCCGGCGACATTAACTTAGTTGTTCCGGCGGCACTATATACCAATGGAACAACTGAGCAAACACCCAATCCCACCAGCATAAAGCCAAAAATAGCTGTAAGGAAATAAGGCAGCAATACTGCTATCATCAGACCTGTAGCGGTAAGGACACCACTGAGGATCAGCATGGTTCTGGCGCCGAATTTTATCCTCATCGCATCAGCAATGAAGCGGCCGCTCGCCATGGTAACCATAAATGCAAACGAAGACGCCACCGCAAAAGAAGGATCGATCTTCATCACTCTGCGGAAATAGATGATACTCCATTCAAACATGGTTCCCTCGCAGATCATGGAGCAGAAGGCAATAATACCCAGAGTGAGCAGGAATTTATCAGGTTTCGAAAACAAAGGTTGATTTTCAGCAACACCCATATCCTGCTGGATAATACGCGAGGCTGCAAATGCTACAATTGCCCACCCCATCACCGCTACGAACAGAAAGTGAAATAGCGGGGTAATATTCAGTGCCACCATTATCCAGCCAATACCGATACCTGTAGCACCTGCTGCACTCCACAGTCCATGAAACGAAGCCATAATAGAACGGCCATACATGGCTTCTACCGCCACCGCCTGTGTATTGACAGCAATATTAGCCAGGTTACCGCTAAAGCCAAACAGCATCAGGATGACCATTAGCTGCCATGGTTGTTGTGCGAGCCCGAGCAGCGGCAGCAATGCGGCATAGCCTATGCCTGCGTTTACTACTACATTGCGGCTGCCATAGCGGGATACCAGTACCCCGGCTGTAGGCAGGGAAATGATAGATCCGATGGGAAGGGCCAGCAGTACGGTACCCAGACCAGCATTATTCAGATGCATAAACTGCTGAATATCTGCTATGCGGGATGTCCAGCTGGAAAAACATAACCCTGTCAGAAAAAACAAGGCGCTAACGGCAATACGTATACTTCTTTTACCTGGCATTTCGATGGAAAGCTCTTGTATCATCATAATGGATTAACTATATCACCTGAATCCCCAGGTCAATATAAGGTTTGAGTGAGGGCAATTCAGGTTTGTCTGTAATAATAGTATCAATATTGGTGATCTCACATACTTTAAATGGTTCTGCCGTACCCATTTTTTCACTTGTTGCCAGCACAATTGTCTTGTACGCAGATTCTACCATCACGGATTTTACTTCTGTATCGTTAAAATCGACACAGGAAACCCCGGTTTCCTCGTGCAGACTGCAAACACCCAGGAAACAGATATCTGCTTTGATCCTTTGCAACATGCGAATGGTATCTAATCCTCCGGCATTCTGGGAAGCTTTTGTGACGCGTCCTCCGGTGAGTATCAGCTCTACATTGGGATGGTCAATCAGTTGGGCTGCGATGGGTACGCAGTTGGTAATGATAGTGGCCTTTAACGTTGGAGGCAACATTTTCGCTAATGTCAGCGTGGAGGTGCCGCCGTCCATGATGATTGTTTGTCCGTCCTGGATAAACGATAATGCTTTGGCGGCAATTTGTTTCTTATCTGCTTCGTGATAAACGATGCGGTCATTAAAATTATAGGGATTGGGAGAATGTGGAATGGCGCCCCCTCTTACTTTGATCAGCCGGCCACTGAGTGCTAATGCATCGAGGTCGCGGCGCACGGTATCTTCAGATACCTGAAGGTCCGTACTCAGTTCCGTCTGCAATACTTTGTGGTCCGTCTGCAGTTTTTTGAGGATATACTCCAATCTTTCTTCTTTCAGCATAATCTTGCCATTTTCTGCAATATTATGAAATATATTGCGATATTCTGCAAATAATTGCATAAGTTTGCACAAAACAGCAAAATATGGCAAGAATTGCAATCGACATGGACAATGTGATGGCCGATCTGACAAGACAAATGATTGATCTTTATGAGCAGAAGCACGGCGTTAGGGTAGCATATGAGTCATTGAACGGGCATCCCGATGGCGGAGGTTTTCCGATTGAAGGAGAAACGCACCAGTTCATTCATCAGCCGGGATTTTTCAGGAACCTGCCGGTTATGGAAGACAGCCAGGAAGTAATCAGGGCTTTGATGGAACAGCATGAGGTATTTATAGTATCTGCGGCTACAGAGTTCCCGTTATCATTGAAAGAGAAAATAGACTGGCTGGCGGAGCATTTTCCCTTTATCAGCTGGAAGAACATTGTATTATGTGGCTCCAAAACCATCATAGAAGCAGATTACATGATTGATGATCATGATAAGAATTTGCGCTATTTCAAGGGAGAGCCGATATTGTTCAGTGCACCACATAATATTAACCTGACAGATTATAAGCGTGTAAACAACTGGAAAGAAGTAGCAGCGTATTTTCAGCTGACACCAGCAATAGCCGGTTAATAGGGCTATAAGCCACATCCTGTGCAACAATCCTTATTGTACACAACGAAGTAATATGTCCGGATTACAGGGGTTCTCCCGCAAGAAATGCTGACACTTCACCAGCATTAAAAATCATCTACCACAAACCCGATCGGGCATTATGTCTGGTTGGGTTTTGTTTTTTTAAGGAGATTATCAGCATCATGTATTTAAAAGAAGGAGATATAGACGCTACAGTGAACCGGTTTTTCTGGATTAACAATGCTTACTTAGGCATATTAAGATATTGATTATCAGCATTCAGGAATAATTCCAGCTGGGTTTATTTATTTTCGACTGGTTTCCTGACATCCTGTAATTCTCTTCTCAGATGAATTACTTCATCTTTAAGATGATTATATAGCCGGAGTAATTCGTTATGATCTTCGAGGAGTTTATAGTATTTCTCCCTTTGGAGCATTATTTCTTCCGTTTCGGTATTGCGGGCTTCTGCAACAGTTCCCGGGTTCAGGAAAGCGTCGAGACTCATATCGAGTGCCCGGGCAGTTCTTTCCAGTTCACCAGGGGAAAAGATCTCCTTGTCAAACAGGTTATACATGGTTCGCCGGCTCATCTCCATTCTGTCGGCCAGCCTGCTCCTGTTAAGGCCTTTGTCCTGAATAATAGTTTGAAGGCGTCTGCCATGGTGTAGGTTTTTGTCCAGAGAAATAAGCTGGGCACCGTTCCAGCGCATAAATTCTTCCGTAGTGATCCCGATAATAGTACAGAACCGATCCAGGTTGGCGCGTTTCATTTCGCTTTTGCGAAGATGATAATGTGCAATCTGGTTCGTAAATCCAGCCTTCTTGGCAAAGTCTATCACTTTAATCTTACGTTGCTTCAGGATCTGTTTTAACCTTTCGCCCATGTGTATGAGGCTAGTCTGCATTGTTATATTTTTTGTTAATACTGTCCTTATTTCCAGCTTCGCCGGATTATTGCCGTATAATTTAGCAAAAAACCTGATCATACTGAGAATTAAATTATAAAAAATGAAAATTTCCTTCTCAAAATGATTCTGAGAAGATTAGTCACCCCAACTAACTATAACGCATATACGAAATTCATGATAATGATTTTTGCATTTTTAAACGCCAAAAATCATCCTAATAATGTCATTATCATCTTGCTGTTTCAGCGAAAAAAAATCAAAAAAAATCCGGACAAATCTGAACTTCAACTTTTCTCTGAAACACAGTACAGCAAAGCATTACATGAAAAGTGTGCAAAAACTATAAATAAAAATAAATTAGGACAAACGAAATGTTTATAAATATATTTGCTGACACTGATTGGTCGCAATTAATTCATCCATTGGAAAACCAATTTCTATGTTAACCATACACAAACACCCAAGACCTCGCAAGTGCGCCATGAGGAAATTTTCGATTAACGTGTTAACGCAAATACACGATCGGTTCACCAACCTGCCGCTCCGGTTTAGGGAGCGCGTCTGCGAAGAGTGCAGTTGGAGTATCCCGACGTTCTATCGAAAGATGCGACTGATGGACAAAGTTCATCCGGAAACGGGTAGAGAAATCCCTGCGCTGAGCAATGCTGAGCGTGAGAAGATCATCTCTGTCTGGAAAGAACTGCTGACCGAAACAACCCAGCAGCTTCCGAAGTCGTAACTCGTCTTCGATATGATGCCAGAGCAAGGGAGTAACATTACCTCGTTATACAGTCGTAAACGAGGTAATTTCTCTTTTGAAAATTAACTGACATTTAAGGTGTTTTTTTAGATTTTTTCTATCAAAGCATCTATTTTTTCTTAAATTTAAAGCCCGTTAGGAAATGCTTGTACTTAACCAATTAACAATTACGGTGCTATGTCGTACCCATACCAGATCAAGAACATTGAAGAATACCAGCAGGCTTATCAACAGAGCGTAATGGACCCGGAAGGCTTCTGGGCAAACATTGCGGACCACTTTATGTGGCGTCGCAAATGGGACAAAGTGTTAGAATGGAATTTTAAAGACCCGGAAATCAAATGGTTTCAGGGTGGAAAACTGAATATCACGGAGAACTGCCTGGACAGACACCTGGGTACGTTTGGAAATAGGCCAGCTATCATCTGGGAACCTAATGACCCGGAAGAACGCCACCGCATCCTCACCTACCGCGAACTTTATAATAAGGTTTGTCAGTTCGCCAACGTATTGAAAAACAATGGCGTAAAGAAAGGTGACCGCGTTTGTATATATATGGGAATGATTCCCGAACTGGCCATCGCCGTGCTGGCATGTGCCCGTATCGGTGCCGTTCACTCTGTAGTATTCGGCGGCTTCTCTGCCCAGTCTATTGCAGACAGGATCAAAGACGCCTCCTGCAGTATCGTTATTACCTGCGATGGCGCATACCGTGGCAACAAAGACATTCCGCTGAAGTCAGTGATCGATGATGCACTCATGACCTGTCCTACGGTGGAAAAAGTAATTGTATGCACCCGCACCCGTACTCCGGTGAGCATGCTCAAAGGAAGAGACGTTTGGTGGGAAGATGAAATCAAAGCGGTGGAAACAATGGGCAACCCTGCCTGCCCTGCTGAAGAAATGGACGCTGAAGATATGCTCTTCATCCTTTATACTTCCGGCTCCACCGGCAAGCCTAAAGGCGTTGTGCATACCACTGGCGGCTATATGGTTTATGCTAACTACACCTTCGTTAATACCTTCCAGTACCAACCTGGTGAAGTGTACTTCTGTACTGCTGACGTAGGCTGGATCACTGGTCACTCCTATATTATCTACGGCCCGCTGTCTGCCGGCGCTACCACCCTCATGTTTGAAGGGGTACCTACCTACCCGGATGCCAGCCGCCTGTGGCAGATCGTTGACAAATTCCGCGTCAATACCCTGTACACTGCTCCTACTGCCATCCGCAGCCTGATGGGATTTGGCCTGGGTCCTGTTAATCACAACGACCTCAGCTCCCTGCGCAAACTCGGCAGCGTAGGCGAACCTATCAACGAAGAAGCATGGCATTGGTTTAAAGATAATATCGGTAAAGGCAGATGCCCTATCGTTGATACCTGGTGGCAAACAGAAACCGGTGGTATCATGATTACACCTATCGCCGGAATTACCAAAGAAAAACCAGGATACGCCACCTTACCTTTACCTGGCGTACAGCCTATCCTCGTTGATGAAAACGGTAAAGAAGTGAAAGGCAATAACGTAAACGGAAATCTCTGTATCAAATTCCCATGGCCTGGTATGCTCCGTACAACCTATGGTGATCATGAAAGGTTCCGCAATACCTATTTCTCTACCTACGAAAATCTTTACTTCACCGGCGACGGCTGTCTCCGCGACGATGATGGCTACTACCGCATTACCGGCCGCGTAGATGATGTACTCAACGTAAGCGGTCACCGTATCGGTACTGCTGAAGTAGAGAATGCCATCAACATGCACGCCGGCGTAGTGGAAAGTGCTGTAGTAGGCTATCCACACGATATCAAAGGACAGGGTATCTATGCTTATGTTACCATGGATAAAATGACCCATGATCCTGAACTGACGAAGAAAGATATCATGCAGACGGTTGCCCGCATCATCGGACCAATCGCCAAACCAGATAAAATCCAGTTCGTTTCCGGGCTGCCAAAAACACGCTCCGGAAAAATTATGCGTCGTATCCTCCGCAAAATTGCTGAGAATGACATGGATAACCTGGGCGATACCTCTACCCTGCTCGATCCGGGAGTTGTAGAAGAAATCAAAAGAGGAAAAATCTAAAAAATATCTTCCTATAAATGTAAGAGGCTGTCTAACTTTACCAGACGGCCTCTTATTTTTTATATGCCTGCCCAATATGAAGAAAATACTGAAGCGTGCAGCTTATTCGCTACTTATTATCATCCTGATATTCAATGTTATTGCAGCCTTTCATGCCTGGAAATTCACGCATTTCTATGACGATCCCAAGCATATAAACAAACGCCCGGAACAGATGTCTGCCAGGGAGAAACTGGGTATGGTGTTTTTGGGCGTCAGGATATC
This window of the Chitinophaga sp. Cy-1792 genome carries:
- a CDS encoding MFS transporter is translated as MMIQELSIEMPGKRSIRIAVSALFFLTGLCFSSWTSRIADIQQFMHLNNAGLGTVLLALPIGSIISLPTAGVLVSRYGSRNVVVNAGIGYAALLPLLGLAQQPWQLMVILMLFGFSGNLANIAVNTQAVAVEAMYGRSIMASFHGLWSAAGATGIGIGWIMVALNITPLFHFLFVAVMGWAIVAFAASRIIQQDMGVAENQPLFSKPDKFLLTLGIIAFCSMICEGTMFEWSIIYFRRVMKIDPSFAVASSFAFMVTMASGRFIADAMRIKFGARTMLILSGVLTATGLMIAVLLPYFLTAIFGFMLVGLGVCSVVPLVYSAAGTTKLMSPGMALATVSTIGYLGFLCGPPLIGYVAQMSSLSVSFTMIAVMGALIAVMSSRIRI
- a CDS encoding helix-turn-helix transcriptional regulator, whose product is MQTSLIHMGERLKQILKQRKIKVIDFAKKAGFTNQIAHYHLRKSEMKRANLDRFCTIIGITTEEFMRWNGAQLISLDKNLHHGRRLQTIIQDKGLNRSRLADRMEMSRRTMYNLFDKEIFSPGELERTARALDMSLDAFLNPGTVAEARNTETEEIMLQREKYYKLLEDHNELLRLYNHLKDEVIHLRRELQDVRKPVENK
- a CDS encoding DeoR/GlpR family DNA-binding transcription regulator; translated protein: MQLFAEYRNIFHNIAENGKIMLKEERLEYILKKLQTDHKVLQTELSTDLQVSEDTVRRDLDALALSGRLIKVRGGAIPHSPNPYNFNDRIVYHEADKKQIAAKALSFIQDGQTIIMDGGTSTLTLAKMLPPTLKATIITNCVPIAAQLIDHPNVELILTGGRVTKASQNAGGLDTIRMLQRIKADICFLGVCSLHEETGVSCVDFNDTEVKSVMVESAYKTIVLATSEKMGTAEPFKVCEITNIDTIITDKPELPSLKPYIDLGIQVI
- a CDS encoding 5'(3')-deoxyribonucleotidase, whose amino-acid sequence is MARIAIDMDNVMADLTRQMIDLYEQKHGVRVAYESLNGHPDGGGFPIEGETHQFIHQPGFFRNLPVMEDSQEVIRALMEQHEVFIVSAATEFPLSLKEKIDWLAEHFPFISWKNIVLCGSKTIIEADYMIDDHDKNLRYFKGEPILFSAPHNINLTDYKRVNNWKEVAAYFQLTPAIAG
- the carB gene encoding carbamoyl-phosphate synthase large subunit; translation: MPKDTSIKSVLIIGSGPIVIGQACEFDYSGSQAARSLREEGIKVILINSNPATIMTDPMMADKVYLLPLTVESIEQILEENQIDAVLPTMGGQTALNLCKEVDELGIWEKFNVRLIGVDIKAIDKAEDREQFRQWMIQLGIPVAPARTANSFLEGKEFAQEIGFPLVIRPSFTLGGTGGGFVHSKDDLDEALDRGLKASPIHEVLVEKAVLGWKEYELELLRDKNDNVVIICTVENLDPMGIHTGDSITVAPAMTLSDTAFQDMRNKAMMMMRDLGNFAGGCNVQFSLNPENEELIAIEINPRVSRSSALASKATGYPIAKIAAKLAIGYTLDELENQITRTTSAFFEPALDYVIVKMPRWNFDKFKGADDTLGLQMKSVGEVMAIGRTFPEALQKACQSLENDALGLGYYGKSMMKGEQLLEKLKRPTWDRIFRIKDALMEGVSVKHIHQQTYIDRWFLHQIQDIVTLEKQLAEHDLESVPVDMLRDAKKMGFSDKQLAILFGNCEEEEVYAKRKSANIVRTYKMVDTCSAEFEAKTPYFYSTFDTENESKVTDKKKIIVLGSGPNRIGQGIEFDYCCTHGLQAIQDCGYEAIMVNCNPETVSTDFDMADKLYFEPVFWEHLWEIIELEKPEGVIVQLGGQTALKLAKRLEENGIKIIGTSFDNMDIAEDRGRFSDMLKDLNIPYPKYGTAYNTDDAIEVAKEVGYPVLVRPSYVLGGQRMRIVINEEELEESVLSLLRHLPGNKILIDHFLDRCQEAEIDGIFDGETFHVMGVMEHIEPAGIHSGDSHALLPAFNLTPIEVTTMEFYAEKIARALNIRGLINIQFAIKDGNVFVIEANPRASRTTPFIAKAYQVPYLNIATKIMIGANKLTDFKIEKKLTGFAIKEPVFSFNKFPGVNKELGPEMKSTGEAIRFIKDLRDPYFRNLYKEKSMYLSK
- the acs gene encoding acetate--CoA ligase, producing MSYPYQIKNIEEYQQAYQQSVMDPEGFWANIADHFMWRRKWDKVLEWNFKDPEIKWFQGGKLNITENCLDRHLGTFGNRPAIIWEPNDPEERHRILTYRELYNKVCQFANVLKNNGVKKGDRVCIYMGMIPELAIAVLACARIGAVHSVVFGGFSAQSIADRIKDASCSIVITCDGAYRGNKDIPLKSVIDDALMTCPTVEKVIVCTRTRTPVSMLKGRDVWWEDEIKAVETMGNPACPAEEMDAEDMLFILYTSGSTGKPKGVVHTTGGYMVYANYTFVNTFQYQPGEVYFCTADVGWITGHSYIIYGPLSAGATTLMFEGVPTYPDASRLWQIVDKFRVNTLYTAPTAIRSLMGFGLGPVNHNDLSSLRKLGSVGEPINEEAWHWFKDNIGKGRCPIVDTWWQTETGGIMITPIAGITKEKPGYATLPLPGVQPILVDENGKEVKGNNVNGNLCIKFPWPGMLRTTYGDHERFRNTYFSTYENLYFTGDGCLRDDDGYYRITGRVDDVLNVSGHRIGTAEVENAINMHAGVVESAVVGYPHDIKGQGIYAYVTMDKMTHDPELTKKDIMQTVARIIGPIAKPDKIQFVSGLPKTRSGKIMRRILRKIAENDMDNLGDTSTLLDPGVVEEIKRGKI